The proteins below come from a single Drosophila miranda strain MSH22 chromosome Y unlocalized genomic scaffold, D.miranda_PacBio2.1 Contig_Y1_pilon, whole genome shotgun sequence genomic window:
- the LOC108160422 gene encoding uncharacterized protein LOC108160422 gives MSSAAESSGNLAVSYNFRKWFARPSLPFVIGIFSLGGVACTLGGIVLGSTGLIEHSTQYLSAALLMIGIGVSLLVISGAIWRLSLPDDVDDCPCFRQMEICRNCNSPHCNNRLLPGSYLYPEFQHRQPPPSYLTSLNEYAFIYHPSAQPTAAAAAAAYATLVMNTPPPLYRSTYSLNTSASMGSRTVLQLPRTTDHSSEDHHPVLLIREATSQTSLKEVEIEDMREAGSLMRGREMQTLYKEDELD, from the exons ATGTCTAGTGCAGCTGAATCCTCGGGCAATCTGGCTGTGAGCTACAATTTTCGAAAGTGGTTCGCACGTCCTTCGCTGCCTTTCGTAATAGGAATATTTTCACTTGGTGGCGTGGCATGCACACTTGGCGGCATAGTGCTTGGGAGCACGGGCCTGATAGAGCATTCGACACAGTATCTAAGTGCGGCTCTCTTGATGATTGGCATTGGGGTCTCGCTGTTGGTGATATCGGGCGCCATTTGGCGTCTGAGTCTCCCCGATGATGTCGATGACTGTCCCTGCTTTCGACAAATGGAAATCTGTCGCAACTGCAACAGCCCACACTGCAACAACCGCCTTCTTCCCGGCAGCTATTTGTACCCAGAATTCCAGCATCGGCAGCCGCCGCCTTCATATCTAACATCACTAAACGAGTACGCCTTCATCTATCATCCCAGTGCCCAAccgacagcggcagcagcagcagcagcgtatGCTACACTGGTAATGAACACTCCTCCGCCGCTTTATCGTTCGACCTACTCCCTCAA CACTTCAGCATCGATGGGTTCGCGTACAGTATTACAACTGCCGCGTACGACCGATCATTCATCTGAGGATCACCATCCGGTCTTGCTCATCCGAGAAGCCACCAGTCAGACATCCTTAAAAGAGGTCGAGATCGAGGACATGCGTGAGGCTGGATCTCTAATGCGTGGGAGGGAAATGCAAACGCTTTATAAGGAAGATGAACTTGACTAG